In the genome of Streptomyces sp. Tu 3180, the window CAGCAGCTCGGCGTACCGGTCGAGGAACTCCTTGGCGCCGGGCTGGTTGAAGACGTACGACGCCACCTCCTCGTTGAGGCCGGTGTACGGGCGCAGCTCCGGGACCCAGTGCGGGTTGGGCAGGAAGCGCATGTCCACGACCAGGTCGGCGTCGACCGGGAGGCCGTACTTGAAGCCGAAGGACATGACGGTGGCCCGCAGCTCGGGCTCCTCCTCACCGGCGAACTGGGCGTCCATCTTGGCGCGCAGCTCGTGCACGTTCAGGCTGGAGGTGTCGATCACCAGGTCGGCGTCGCCGCGCAGCTCGCGCAGCAGCTCGCGCTCGGCGGCTATTCCGTCGACGATGCGGCCGTCGCCCTGGAGGGGGTGCGGGCGGCGCACGGACTCGAAGCGGCGCACCAGCGCCTCGTCGGAGGACTCCAGGAAGACGATCCGCCGGGTGACGCCCCGGGTGTCGAGGTCGGCCAGGGACTCGCGGAGGTTGTCGAAGAAGCGCCGGCCGCGGACGTCGACCACGACGGCGATCCGCGCCACGTTGCCCTGGGAGCGCGCGCCGAGCTCCACCATGGTGGGGATCAGCGCGGGCGGCAGGTTGTCGACGACGAACCAGCCCAGGTCCTCCAGACACTTCGCGGCCGTCGAGCGGCCGGCCCCGGACATGCCGGAGATGATCACCAGCTCGGGGATGGCCGCCTCGGGCGCCCCGGCCTTTTCCTTGCCCGTACTCACCTGTGCTCCGTCGTCCTGGCGTGCGCCGTCGGGGGTGCCGTCCCCGGCGGTCTCCTGCTGCGCCCGCTCCCGCCGTGCCGCGGGTCCCGTCTCGTGCTCGGTCATGTCTCCTGCCCCCGTCGTTCGTCCGGGGCACCCGCGGACACGGGCTCCCCGGG includes:
- the rapZ gene encoding RNase adapter RapZ; protein product: MTEHETGPAARRERAQQETAGDGTPDGARQDDGAQVSTGKEKAGAPEAAIPELVIISGMSGAGRSTAAKCLEDLGWFVVDNLPPALIPTMVELGARSQGNVARIAVVVDVRGRRFFDNLRESLADLDTRGVTRRIVFLESSDEALVRRFESVRRPHPLQGDGRIVDGIAAERELLRELRGDADLVIDTSSLNVHELRAKMDAQFAGEEEPELRATVMSFGFKYGLPVDADLVVDMRFLPNPHWVPELRPYTGLNEEVASYVFNQPGAKEFLDRYAELLRLVAAGYRREGKRYVTIAVGCTGGKHRSVAMSEKLAARLAAEGVETVVVHRDMGRE